From the genome of Desmodus rotundus isolate HL8 chromosome 2, HLdesRot8A.1, whole genome shotgun sequence, one region includes:
- the LOC128780133 gene encoding vomeronasal type-1 receptor 1-like, with product MISGYALFGAFLTMQTGVGFLGNSLLFALYMYALTVPRKKKPADGILAHLTLANALTLMFRGLPNIISAFGMRPEIGDAGCKTVLYIQRVTQSISLYTTSLQSTFQAVTIAASGCKCVWLKNKISSLLQPSLFLCWIINMVIYSVIILKTVANRNTTDVTSGYYSPFCKVSSYDHRVAVAFLSTVCIQDLLFLSLMACNSIYMVSVLYRHHKTAQHIRSSVCSSRISPEHRAMHIILLLVCTFIFFYLTNSFLTAYSQFGYKRTWQLENVNNFISSCYPTICPFILIKNENRVSRMNFIKIRSRIFFVKVN from the coding sequence ATGATTTCCGGTTACGCCCTGTTTGGGGCCTTCCTCACCATGCAAACTGGTGTTGGTTTCCTGGGGAACTCCTTGCTCTTTGCTTTATACATGTACGCCCTCACTGTCCCCCGTAAGAAGAAGCCCGCTGATGGGATCCTTGCCCACTTAACTTTGGCTAACGCCCTGACCCTCATGTTCAGAGGGCTTCCAAATATAATTAGTGCCTTTGGGATGAGGCCTGAGATAGGCGACGCCGGGTGTAAAACAGTGCTCTACATTCAGAGAGTTACGCAGAGTATTTCTCTGTACACCACCTCCCTCCAGAGCACGTTCCAGGCGGTGACCATTGCTGCCAGTGGCTGTAAATGCGTCTGGCTCAAGAACAAAATCTCTTCACTCCTTCAACCCTCCTTATTTCTCTGCTGGATCATCAACATGGTCATCTATTCTGTGATTATCTTAAAAACTGTGGCCAACAGGAATACCACTGATGTGACATCTGGGTACTACAGTCCTTTTTGTAAGGTGAGTAGCTATGATCACCGGGTAGCAGTGGCATTTCTCAGTACAGTGTGCATCCAGgatttgctctttctctccctgatgGCCTGCAATAGCATCTACATGGTGAGTGTCCTTTACAGGCACCACAAGACAGCCCAACACATCCGCAGCAGCGTCTGCTCTTCACGAATCTCTCCTGAACACAGAGCTATGCACATCATTCTCCTGCTGGTTTgcacttttatcttcttttacttgACCAACAGCTTTCTTACTGCTTATTCACAATTTGGATATAAGAGGACTTGGCAACTGGAGAACGttaataactttatttcttcatgttacCCAACCATCTGTCCTTTCATactaattaaaaatgagaatagagtTTCCAGAatgaatttcatcaaaataaggagcagaattttttttgttaaagtaaattaa